A section of the Mangifera indica cultivar Alphonso chromosome 12, CATAS_Mindica_2.1, whole genome shotgun sequence genome encodes:
- the LOC123193397 gene encoding uncharacterized protein At3g52155, chloroplastic-like — translation MTMTSKISNSLMYNWSSPPHNKRNTCLRMNRRTQSLLLETQVTDTVESQSLFRRLILLRHAKNSWEYPSLGDHDRPLSKAGKDDAFNVSQKLQQLGWIPQLILSSDAVRTRETLKIMQEHEKGFLEAQVHFISSFYSVAAMDGRTAEHLQQTICKYSTDEIVTVMCMGHNRGWEEAASMFAGALIELKTCNAALLEASGKSWEEAFAIAGLGVWKLQGIVTPSRG, via the exons ATGACTATGACCTCCAAAATATCAAATTCTTTGATGTATAATTGGTCATCTCCTCCCCATAACAAGAGGAATACCTGTCTCAGAATGAATCGGAGAACCCAATCTTTGTTATTAGAGACTCAAGTCACTGACACTGTTGAATCCCAGTCACTCTTTCGTCGCCTCATTCTTCTTCGGCACGCTAAGAATTCCTGGGAATACCCTTCTCTTGGAG ACCATGATCGCCCTTTGAGTAAAGCTGGAAAGGATGATGCTTTCAATGTTTCACAAAAGCTTCAACAACTGGGCTGGATCCCTCAACTTATTTTATCCAG TGATGCCGTGCGAACAAGGGAGACTCTTAAGATAATGCAGGAACATGAGAAAGGATTTTTGGAAGCTCAAGTTCATTTCATTTCTAGCTTCTATTCTGTTGCAGCAATGGATGGACGAACTGCTGAGCATCTTCAACAAACTATATGTAAATACTCAACAGATGAAATAGTTACAGTCAT GTGCATGGGACATAATAGGGGATGGGAGGAGGCAGCATCAATGTTTGCAGGTGCCTTGATAGAACTTAAGACATGCAATGCTGCTTTGCTTGAAGCCTCTGGAAAATCGTGGGAAGAG GCATTTGCTATTGCTGGACTTGGAGTGTGGAAGCTCCAGGGCATAGTAACCCCTAGCAGAGGGTAG
- the LOC123193684 gene encoding uncharacterized protein LOC123193684 isoform X1 yields the protein MIDQFINFVIRPPRADYSPDQYLWERDFTLAGRSYKRQDLELRNVRGHVLQCSHYMPSVFPEDTPLPCVIYCHGNSGCRADANEAAVILLPSNITVFTLDFSGSGLSDGAYVSLGWHEKDDLKVVVSYLRSNKQISRIGLWGRSMGAVTSLLYGAEDPSIAGMVLDSAFSDLFNLMMELVDVYKIRVPKFTVKMAVQYMRRAIQKKAKFDIMDLNCLKVAPKTFIPVLFGHANEDKFIQPHHSDDIFNSYAGDKNIINFNGDHNSCRPQFYYDSVSIFFFNVLHPPQISSARPSKVERYYDLGDLKVGAGMDESLLCEIITGLRSASMDAASSSTHPIILATKPVNELLSEVVPVTSIDSLVNDDNGLGDESSSLQDKLNGQNDECGSLSSSNRESWGRCSSLGGSDEESSADCASADRRHQVTLEALATPVRGKQKKSLALKEEKKKKKAAADGKKPIREKFEKLEALGKRLRLCLLPGVKHRRHLSD from the exons ATGATTGATCAGTTCATCAATTTTGTCATTCGCCCCCCCAG GGCAGATTATAGCCCAGATCAGTATTTATGGGAAAGAGATTTCACTCTTGCTGGGAGATCATACAAAAGACAGGACTTGGAG CTTAGGAATGTAAGGGGTCATGTCTTGCAGTGTAGTCATTATATGCCATCAGTTTTCCCAGAAGATACTCCTTTGCCTTGTGTCATATACTGCCATGGAAACAG TGGATGTAGGGCAGATGCAAATGAGGCTGCTGTCATTCTTCTTCCATCAAATATTACTGTTTTTACCCTTGACTTCTCTGGTTCGGGCTTGTCTGATGGTGCATATGTTAGCCTTGGTTGGCATGAG AAAGATGACCTCAAAGTTGTGGTTTCATACTTAAGAAGCAACAAACAAATATCACGTATAGGTCTTTGGGGACGATCTATGGGTGCAGTCACTAG CCTTCTTTATGGAGCAGAAGATCCTTCAATTGCTGGGATGGTGTTGGATAGTGCTTTTTCTGACCTATTTAATCTAATGATGGAACTCGTAGACGTATACAAAATCCGGGTCCCTAAATTCACT GTTAAGATGGCAGTGCAGTACATGCGGCGGGCGATTCAGAAGAAGGCAAAGTTTGATATTATGGATCTTAACTGCCTAAAG GTTGCACCCAAAACATTCATTCCTGTATTATTTGGGCATGCTAATGAGGACAAATTCATTCAACCCCACCACTCTGATGATATCTTTAACTCCTATGCA GGGGATaagaatatcataaattttaatggTGACCACAACTCATGTCGACCGCAATTTTACTATGATTcagtttccatttttttcttcaatgtcCTTCACCCTCCACAAATCTCTTCTGCCCGTCCAAGCAAGGTTGAGAGATATTATGATCTGGGGGACTTAAAGGTTGGTGCTGGTATGGATGag AGCCTGTTATGTGAGATCATTACTGGTCTTCGCTCTGCAAGTATGGACGCTGCAAGTTCTTCTACACATCCAATCATTTTAGCCACAAAACCTGTGAATGAACTTCTTTCTGAAGTTGTGCCAGTCACTAGTATA GATTCCTTGGTTAATGATGATAATGGCCTTGGTGATGAGTCATCAAGTTTGCAG GATAAGCTGAATGGCCAAAATGATGAATGTGGTTCATTGAGTAGCTCAAACAGGGAAAGTTGGGGAAGATGCTCTTCATTGGGAGGCAGTGATGAAGAATCTTCTGCAGACTGTGCATCTGCTGACAGGAGACATCag GTGACTCTTGAGGCACTTGCAACACCTGTTAGagggaaacaaaaaaaatcgtTAGCCTTGaaggaggaaaagaaaaagaagaaagctgCAGCAGATGGAAAAAAGCCTATAcgtgaaaaatttgaaaagcttGAGGCACTTGGCAAAAGACTTCGCCTTTGCTTATTGCCAGGAGTAAAACATCGGAGGCATCTCTCTGATTAA
- the LOC123193684 gene encoding uncharacterized protein LOC123193684 isoform X2 yields the protein MPSVFPEDTPLPCVIYCHGNSGCRADANEAAVILLPSNITVFTLDFSGSGLSDGAYVSLGWHEKDDLKVVVSYLRSNKQISRIGLWGRSMGAVTSLLYGAEDPSIAGMVLDSAFSDLFNLMMELVDVYKIRVPKFTVKMAVQYMRRAIQKKAKFDIMDLNCLKVAPKTFIPVLFGHANEDKFIQPHHSDDIFNSYAGDKNIINFNGDHNSCRPQFYYDSVSIFFFNVLHPPQISSARPSKVERYYDLGDLKVGAGMDESLLCEIITGLRSASMDAASSSTHPIILATKPVNELLSEVVPVTSIDSLVNDDNGLGDESSSLQDKLNGQNDECGSLSSSNRESWGRCSSLGGSDEESSADCASADRRHQVTLEALATPVRGKQKKSLALKEEKKKKKAAADGKKPIREKFEKLEALGKRLRLCLLPGVKHRRHLSD from the exons ATGCCATCAGTTTTCCCAGAAGATACTCCTTTGCCTTGTGTCATATACTGCCATGGAAACAG TGGATGTAGGGCAGATGCAAATGAGGCTGCTGTCATTCTTCTTCCATCAAATATTACTGTTTTTACCCTTGACTTCTCTGGTTCGGGCTTGTCTGATGGTGCATATGTTAGCCTTGGTTGGCATGAG AAAGATGACCTCAAAGTTGTGGTTTCATACTTAAGAAGCAACAAACAAATATCACGTATAGGTCTTTGGGGACGATCTATGGGTGCAGTCACTAG CCTTCTTTATGGAGCAGAAGATCCTTCAATTGCTGGGATGGTGTTGGATAGTGCTTTTTCTGACCTATTTAATCTAATGATGGAACTCGTAGACGTATACAAAATCCGGGTCCCTAAATTCACT GTTAAGATGGCAGTGCAGTACATGCGGCGGGCGATTCAGAAGAAGGCAAAGTTTGATATTATGGATCTTAACTGCCTAAAG GTTGCACCCAAAACATTCATTCCTGTATTATTTGGGCATGCTAATGAGGACAAATTCATTCAACCCCACCACTCTGATGATATCTTTAACTCCTATGCA GGGGATaagaatatcataaattttaatggTGACCACAACTCATGTCGACCGCAATTTTACTATGATTcagtttccatttttttcttcaatgtcCTTCACCCTCCACAAATCTCTTCTGCCCGTCCAAGCAAGGTTGAGAGATATTATGATCTGGGGGACTTAAAGGTTGGTGCTGGTATGGATGag AGCCTGTTATGTGAGATCATTACTGGTCTTCGCTCTGCAAGTATGGACGCTGCAAGTTCTTCTACACATCCAATCATTTTAGCCACAAAACCTGTGAATGAACTTCTTTCTGAAGTTGTGCCAGTCACTAGTATA GATTCCTTGGTTAATGATGATAATGGCCTTGGTGATGAGTCATCAAGTTTGCAG GATAAGCTGAATGGCCAAAATGATGAATGTGGTTCATTGAGTAGCTCAAACAGGGAAAGTTGGGGAAGATGCTCTTCATTGGGAGGCAGTGATGAAGAATCTTCTGCAGACTGTGCATCTGCTGACAGGAGACATCag GTGACTCTTGAGGCACTTGCAACACCTGTTAGagggaaacaaaaaaaatcgtTAGCCTTGaaggaggaaaagaaaaagaagaaagctgCAGCAGATGGAAAAAAGCCTATAcgtgaaaaatttgaaaagcttGAGGCACTTGGCAAAAGACTTCGCCTTTGCTTATTGCCAGGAGTAAAACATCGGAGGCATCTCTCTGATTAA